A genome region from Vulpes lagopus strain Blue_001 chromosome 7, ASM1834538v1, whole genome shotgun sequence includes the following:
- the CCR1 gene encoding C-C chemokine receptor type 1 has protein sequence METTAPSRDYDQSTMYDYEGITPCQKGEVRAFGAQLLPPLYSLVFIIGLVGNILVLLVLMQYRRLKSMTSIYLLNLAMSDLLFLFTLPFWIDYKLKDDWIFGDGTCRLLSGLYYTGLYSEILFIILLTIDRYLAIVHAVFALRVRTVIFGIISSIGAWVLALLASIPGFYFSKTQRELSHTTCSLHFPYENLKAWKQFQALKLNLLGLVLPLFIMIICYTAIIQILLKRPNEKKAKAVRLIFVIMIVFFLFWTPYNLTMLVSAFQDSLFTDECRQSKQLDLAMQVTEVIAYTHCCVNPVIYAFVGERFRRYLRQLFHRLVARHLAKRFPFLSTDRLERASSMSPSTAEHELSAGF, from the coding sequence ATGGAAACCACAGCCCCCAGCAGGGACTATGACCAGTCGACAATGTATGACTATGAGGGCATAACCCCATGCCAGAAGGGAGAGGTACGGGCCTTTGGAGCTCAGCTGCTGCCCCCCTTGTATTCCCTGGTGTTCATCATTGGCCTCGTCGGCAACATCCTGGTGCTCCTGGTCCTCATGCAATACAGGAGGCTCAAGAGCATGACCAGCATCTACCTTCTCAACCTGGCCATGTCGGACCTGCTCTTCCTCTTCACGCTGCCCTTTTGGATTGACTACAAGCTAAAGGATGACTGGATTTTCGGCGATGGCACCTGTAGGTTGCTCTCGGGGCTTTATTACACAGGCTTATACAGCGAGATCCTTTTCATCATCCTGCTGACCATCGACAGGTACCTGGCCATCGTCCACGCTGTGTTTGCCCTGCGGGTTCGGACTGTCATCTTTGGTATTATCAGCAGCATTGGTGCCTGGGTCCTGGCCCTCTTGGCCTCCATCCCAGGCTTCTACTTTTCTAAGACCCAGCGAGAACTCTCCCACACTACCTGCAGCCTCCACTTCCCTTATGAAAACCTAAAAGCCTGGAAACAGTTCCAGGCTCTGAAACTGAACTTACTGGGGCTGGTTTTGCCTCTGTTCATCATGATTATCTGCTACACAGCGATCATACAGATTCTGCTCAAGCGACCCAACGAAAAGAAGGCCAAAGCCGTCCGGCTCATTTTTGTCATCATGATcgtcttctttctcttttggacTCCCTACAACCTGACCATGTTGGTCTCTGCTTTCCAAGACAGCCTGTTCACCGATGAGTGTAGGCAGAGCAAACAGCTGGACCTGGCGATGCAGGTGACTGAGGTGATCGCCTACACGCACTGCTGCGTTAACCCTGTCATCTATGCCTTCGTCGGGGAGAGGTTCCGCAGGTACCTGCGCCAGCTATTCCACAGGCTGGTGGCCAGGCATCTGGCTAAAAGGTTCCCCTTCCTCTCCACGGACAGACTCGAGAGGGCCAGCTCCATGTCTCCCTCCACGGCGGAGCATGAGCTTTCTGCTGGGTTCTGA